AGCATTAGAGATATCTTGCAGTTCATTGAATATCCATTTTTGAGGTAGTGagtttttcaacatttcaATATACTGGAAGATCAAGACAATAACATCGCGATAGTGTGTCAACCCGTTGTCTGTTAAATCTATATCGAcagcaaaaaaagcatTTCCTTTGGACACAGTATGCCCACCAGCAGATAGCTCATTGGCCCAGcccaattttttcaaatgtgCTAGTAATGAACCGGACCCTTCATGGCCGATTAAATGACTTAATATCCTCGGTGGCTTGGACTCCCAATGTTCCTCCATATCAGGGACAGTGAAAGAGATTTCtagttttttcaaatctttcaCAGGACGGActtgaattattttttgcaaATGCTCAGGCTGCATAATAGGTTCCGCATAAAGGGGTACTTCACGACCGTTATTGGCTACATCCTTGAAGAGATCATAAGTCCAATCAGAGAGAGTATCAAGGTCTTCTCTACCAAGAATACATAGCTTCATTAGGTTAGCGGAGTAAAAATTCTTATGGAATTTTAACAGTTCATCTCTAACATTTAGTCCATTTTCCTTTGGCAATGTGCCCAAAGTTTCGATGTTTCCTGTAGAAAATTTGTGATATGGATGTTTTGTATTGGTCAAAGACTTGTCTAATTGGTAAATTCTCCAAATATCATTCTGTaagttctttttgttttcgcTGTTAACGGCGTTGATCTCTTTATCAGTAGAGTCCTTGTTGAAAAGAGGACAAGAGAAAAACCCTGAAAACCTGTCTAGCGCACCAAATAAATGTTGGTGATTAAcctcaaaaaaataatttgtGTTTTGCGATGCTGTGTAGGCATTGGATGAACCACCGTGCTTGCTTAAATAGCTCGAGTATTCGTTTTCGTCTGGAAATTTCTCAGAGCCCATGAATAAAAGATGCTCGCAGAAATGCGCCAATCCAGGTAGGTTCTTTGGATCTTCAAAGGCGCCAATATTGACGTCTAGCGACGCTGCTGCTTTATCTGCTTTTGGGTCCTGGATCAACAGAGCCTTCAGCTTATTAGGTAGCTCAATAAACCGATACGATCTTTCGTCTAAATCCGGCTTTAAAAAGTCCAGATTGAATGTCTTAAAATTGGATGTCATATTATAAGGATTTGTTGTGTAATAGCGTGATAAGCACGTGAATGGCTTGAAGCGTCTTACGGTGAAATTGAGACTGATAGGTGAGAGGTGAACCAATTGAGTGAGGAGTGGTTTAGTTACAAatgcagaagaagaagctaaAAGAGATACGCCCATACAGAGCAATATCAAAATGAGCAAGAATGAGGTCTTCCGAATGGTTGGTTCTGACTTACTATTTGATTTCACTTTCTCTGATTCATTCAGGAAGAAAAGGGCGAAGTCCtcgaaatgaaaatttcaacATCATTAACAGACCGGCGCGCGCCTTTACAATTTAGTATGTACGCCACCAATAAAAGCTGCTTAAACAATAAGCTAGAAAGCCCAAAGGGTGTTAAATAGTACAGCGAACCCTTCAGCAACGGTACATCAACAACCccttgaaaagaatagaGACAATACAGCTACAGTCATCCCCTTCTCTTGTATTTTTGGCCACAATTGATTGTATTACATCATATTTTGCCTGTGCGCTTCTTCTATCTTTTCCGCATAAACTAGGGGAAACGCGATGAAGAAATGGATTGGCtgaaaaatacaacaaTTGTAGTGTTATTCAGTCATTCAACTGACAAAAGTAACAAACACAAGAAACGTCAAGTCCAGTGCAATATGCGAAAGAACACTTTAGATATGGTCACTATAGGTATCGCATGCCTTGTGGGAGTCTACACGGGCACGAGATTTTTCGAGCCCATTGTTATCGATAGATTGCGTAAGGATGGAAACTTGAGAACGGACATTCCCATCCCAGAATACGACGAGGACGGAAATCTGTTAAAGGTCACGCCGTCTTTATCATCCACACCAGCTGCACCACCTACACCACCTACACCTCCTACTCCACCACAACAGTAAGGAAGCGTACTAGAAAATACCTCtatactttcttttcctgtATATAGCATCAATAGTAAAGCCATTATAACGTTACAAAAACCTATTACCCGGAAAATTACTATTTATAGAAGCATTGGACCCATGCACCACATGCATTAGGACccattatttcttttttacaatttttcCGTTAATTTTTCACGAATTTTTCACCGTTTATAAACACTCTCGAACTTATAAACAAAGGGATGATAAATAGATTTCGCCAGTTGTTAATACACACAGGGTCAAAGCTCACAGCACTACTACACTCGTTCAACACTCgttatatattatcatgCGTGCCACCACTTTATTATCTTCAGTCGTTTCTTTGGCATTGTTGTCGAAGGAAGTCTTAGCAACACCTCCAGCTTGTTTATTGGCCTGTGTTGCGCAAGTCGGCAAATCCTCTTCCACATGTGACTCTTTGAATCAAGTCACCTGTTACTGTGAACACGAAAACTCCGCCGTCAAGAAATGTCTAGACTCCATCTGCCCAAACAATGACGCTGATGCTGCTTATTCTGCTTTCAAGAGTTCTTGTTCCGAACAAAATGCTTCATTGGGCGATTCCAGCAGCAGTGCCTCCTCATCCGCTTCTTCATCCAGCAAGgcctcttcttctaccaAGGCTTCTTCCAGTAGCGCTTCCTCCTCTACCAAGGCTTCTTCCAGTAGCGCTTCCTCCTCTACTAAAGCTTCTTCCAGCAGCGCTGCCCCATCTTCTAGCAAGGCTTCTTCCACCGaatcctcttcttcctcttcttcttccaccAAGGCTCCTTCCAGTGAAGAATCCTCTTCCACTTATGTCTCTTCGAGCAAGCAAGCTTCCTCCACTAGCGAGGCTCACTCTTCCAGTGCTGCCTCTTCGACCGTGTCCCAAGAAACAGTCTCCTCTGCTCTACCAACTTCTACCGCCGTTATTTCTACTTTCTCTGAAGGTTCTGGTAATGTTCTAGAGGCAGGAAAATCCGTTTTCATTGCTGCTGTTGCCGCTATGTTAATCTAATTATCTATCACTTTATTTCTAATGGGTTAAGGTATCtatcttttatatttcttatttCCTCTTCTTATATGATGCGgatgattttatttcttcaaaaaacaTTTTAAAACTCCTCTTTATTTCGTTATGTTCCAGTTCACTACGACTTCTTTTCTCTTAAAGAGCAAATAAAAGTATATAAATCTATATtaaatgaaaatcaaaaaaatattttttcgATCAGCTCcttgttcttttcatttcaaagttttttacATTGTTACACATGTGCatgaatatatatgtttgcagaatatttttggCGACGCTTAACTCGCCATTTCAGTATATGTCGGTGGCGGTACATATCTGGGCAGAGCTTCAGCTTCAACGTGCTCTCTAACTTGACAAAAGATCTGAACAGGATCAATGTTTACTTCAGATTGCTTCCTAATTCCATTGATTCCCCATTCTATCAGTAGCTGTAAACTGAATGTTCTTTTTATCGTGCATGTCTTGAAACTATACAACCTATTGCCGCGATGTCTATagtcttcttcattaaataCCAACTTTCTTAAAATGGGGTGATCCTTTAACCGTAATTCACATTCAAACATAGAAccatcaaaattttctcgTATTTCGTTTAAGTCCAAAAGAGGTTTATTGGATTTGAGCTGATTCAAATCAATCTCGATTAGCTTCAAAGAAGAGTAATTGCCGTTCGCTATTCCCTGAGATAAATATGTTGTAGTCTCTAGCAAGTTCAGTTGTAGTTTAAGTGGGGTAATTTGCATTTTGCTCAAACTTGCTATATTCCCCTCCATGACTACATAGACCttgtcaaaattttggcTGCCAGACCTAAACAAGTAGTCTTTCCTGTATATTTGCTTCAAATCTCGACTTCTAACCTCTATTCTCATATTGCTTTCCCCATCAGGCAACCCCATTTTATAAGTAGATGGGAAAACTTTCATACCATTTACTAGGCGAGTAGATTGTCTTGTTGATGTGACTGATGATACCGGTCTCGATCTAATGTCGCCGTTTTCTATCAATATAGAATTAGCTTGAGAAAAGTTCCTGTCACTTTTTATATATCCGACTCCATTAACGACTTTGACGTCCTTTGATGGCACCTTTAAATTtgaactattgaaaaattcattgtTGGTGACCATACTATTTCCTCTACTATTGTTACTGAAGGCATTAAGTTCTTCAttgtcatcttcatcaggTTCTATAATAAGATCTTTTGGCTCAGGTATAAATTCGAACGTCTCGATTTCCCTTATCAGTTTATGGAATGGCTTAAACCAAGATGAAGATTTCCCTAGCTCTAATTGAACTTGCACCATATATATaacttttccaaaagagTAAAAATACAAATCCAGATTATCGATTTTATTAAATTCTTGCCAATGACTATTGAACGTAGGTGGGAGTCGGGCATTACTTCTTGTCACAAACGCTACTGTCTTTGCCGTATGATTTTTCAGACATTCAGGCTTTCTGGGAAACTTGTCAAATTGAAAGCTATAATTATATGAACCTGGTTTAACTTTGAACGGCTTGGAGGAGCCATCAAGAGCATTCCATACATTATCTGGAGGGAAAACTCTCTGTTCGAATTTCATTAATGTATGAAAGGATTTGTTGTCTTGGCCCGGCATCATCATGCCATTCTGTTGAAACATGTACTCTTGATCAATTTTTGTTAAGGTCTCTGAGAATCCTTTTAGAATGACGGAAATTTTCCTTATAGATAGCGCTTTTGTTAACTGAAGACTAACTATCCCTGACATTTGATCATTAGAGCTATAAAACTCCCCGTTGTACGGTGGGTTTAAGgatattgaaatttttggagCCATGGTTTGACAAACTGTATGGTTCTCAACCTTCTCTAATCAAAAGCAGAATCTTAAATATAAACACTCACAGAATATCCGTTGGTCAATGAAGTAATTCTCCTTTGTACTGGCTGCTTTTTCTCCTCTAGTTTATGTAATTCTACTTTTGGATGGGTGCGACTGCTTTTAATTGATTGAGTGGCGGTGTTAGAAGGGCTGTAGAGTCGAAGGCTTGTTTCTCTCTTACGCACCTCTTGTGAAAAGGGCGTGCACCTTCCCCAGGACCCTCTCTCACCCTCAACCCGCATTTTGCTGAGAATTTTCACCAAGGCCCTAGGTGATATTAGATTCCACCTGACTAATTGCATTACAGCCGACCCAAGGCAATATCAGTttaataaaatatcatGTATCTCACCCTCTTCTTGGTATTAGTAAAGAGACGCCTGATCTTGTAACAGTGGTGAAGATTGTACTAGAGCAGAATCAAGAATTTAAAAAGTGTAAAGGCAAGGCAGAGGCGATGTACATAAAACTTCGAAGtaagaaatatttaataGTTCTCGCCACATCACTATGCAGCTATATAAAAACTACTATAAACGTTTGTTTTGTTCCTTACGCACAATATCCTTGCCTAGAAATcgtttttgaaatttaaatttttattaccATTTATTTGATTCGCCTTCAGAAAAATATGGAAGAGTGCATATTTAAAAAGGACTATTTCAGCATATAGTAAAAGTCAGGttatttgtttatttgCGATATCAGAGTAACTTAAACTAACTATGCAGGGCACTTTTAAAAGGTTTTACCATCCCACGCTTACGCGGATGTCCTTCTTGGATAAATTCCTCAAGCCTATGATGGCAACGGCTTCCCCAAAGGAATACCAGATCAAACAACTGGTCAAGCCAATAGGCTTAACACAAGCACCAAGGAAAAGCACCAAATACTCCCAGGGGAACTCTTTGAGGGATATGTTTGATTCGGAAAAGACAAACCACAGAGTTAAAGAGTTGGCCGTTGAATTCAGCAAATCTGGACTTTATGACGTGCAAGTCTTCCAAAAGACAAAGGGGAAATTGTTTATAGCTCCAGTTTCATATTGGAAAGAAGATAAAGC
Above is a genomic segment from Saccharomyces cerevisiae S288C chromosome XII, complete sequence containing:
- the ART10 gene encoding Art10p (hypothetical protein that contains 2 PY motifs; ubiquinated by Rsp5p; overexpression confers resistance to arsenite; green fluorescent protein (GFP)-fusion protein localizes it to the cytoplasm; non-essential gene), with the translated sequence MAPKISISLNPPYNGEFYSSNDQMSGIVSLQLTKALSIRKISVILKGFSETLTKIDQEYMFQQNGMMMPGQDNKSFHTLMKFEQRVFPPDNVWNALDGSSKPFKVKPGSYNYSFQFDKFPRKPECLKNHTAKTVAFVTRSNARLPPTFNSHWQEFNKIDNLDLYFYSFGKVIYMVQVQLELGKSSSWFKPFHKLIREIETFEFIPEPKDLIIEPDEDDNEELNAFSNNSRGNSMVTNNEFFNSSNLKVPSKDVKVVNGVGYIKSDRNFSQANSILIENGDIRSRPVSSVTSTRQSTRLVNGMKVFPSTYKMGLPDGESNMRIEVRSRDLKQIYRKDYLFRSGSQNFDKVYVVMEGNIASLSKMQITPLKLQLNLLETTTYLSQGIANGNYSSLKLIEIDLNQLKSNKPLLDLNEIRENFDGSMFECELRLKDHPILRKLVFNEEDYRHRGNRLYSFKTCTIKRTFSLQLLIEWGINGIRKQSEVNIDPVQIFCQVREHVEAEALPRYVPPPTYTEMAS
- the CCW14 gene encoding Ccw14p (Covalently linked cell wall glycoprotein; present in the inner layer of the cell wall), whose protein sequence is MRATTLLSSVVSLALLSKEVLATPPACLLACVAQVGKSSSTCDSLNQVTCYCEHENSAVKKCLDSICPNNDADAAYSAFKSSCSEQNASLGDSSSSASSSASSSSKASSSTKASSSSASSSTKASSSSASSSTKASSSSAAPSSSKASSTESSSSSSSSTKAPSSEESSSTYVSSSKQASSTSEAHSSSAASSTVSQETVSSALPTSTAVISTFSEGSGNVLEAGKSVFIAAVAAMLI
- the ECM19 gene encoding Ecm19p (hypothetical protein; the authentic, non-tagged protein is detected in highly purified mitochondria in high-throughput studies), with amino-acid sequence MDWLKNTTIVVLFSHSTDKSNKHKKRQVQCNMRKNTLDMVTIGIACLVGVYTGTRFFEPIVIDRLRKDGNLRTDIPIPEYDEDGNLLKVTPSLSSTPAAPPTPPTPPTPPQQ